ATACCATAGACGATGAACTAAGCAAAGCAGGAATAAATATCAAAAATATTTCAATTGTTGTTGGCAGGGGAGGATTACTTAAACCTATTGCCGGCGGTGTTTACAAGGTAAATGATGCCATGATTCATGATATATACCACCCCATGGGGGAACACGAATCGAACCTGGGAGGGCTTATTGCTTATGAATTGGCAAAGGAGATAAATAGAAAAGTAATGGCAATAATTGTCGACCCTACGTGTGTTGACGAGATGGAAGATATTGCTCGTATTTCGGGAATGCCGGAATTGCCGCGTAAAAGTTTTCTTCATGCATTGAACCAGCGAGCTGTTGCCCGAATGTATGCACGCGATATTGGGAAAAAATATGAAGAGATAAATGTGATTGTTGCACATATGGGTGGAGGACTTTCTGTTGGTGCACATCGTAAAGGAAGAATCATTGATGTGAATAATGGTCTTAATGGCGAAGGTCCTATGTCGCCTGAACGCAGCGGAGGTTTACCTGTAGGTCAACTTGTGGAATTATGTTTTTCAAATAAATTTTCCAAAGCGGAAATACTTCGTAAGATAAAAGGCAAAGGAGGATTAACAGCTTATCTTGGAACTTCCGATGCTCTGGAAATAGAAAAACGAATAGAACAGGGTGATGAATACGCTAAATTGATTTATAATGCCATGTCATACCAGGTAGCTAAAGAGATAGGCGCATTAAGCGCTGTTCTTCATGGAGAGGTTGACGGAATATTACTGACAGGTGGAATTGCCTATGGTGAAATGGTTACAAGCTTCATTACTGAAATGGTAAAACATTTAGGTCCTGTAAAAGTTTATCCCGGCGAGGGAGAAATGGAAGCACTGGCATTGAATGGATACCTTGTTTTATCGGGCGAAGTGGAAGTAAAAGAATATGTTTAAAATGTTTTTATGAATGTTTAACCGGAATATATTATTCCGGTTTTTTTATTTTTATCACAAGAGTTCATGGTCGATAAAACGTTTTCTAAATCTTTCTAAAAACCCCGGAACTGGATGCATTGCATGTCCTTCCGAAAAACATCCCGAAGAATGGTATTGCTCGTGGAAGTTTTTTATTAATTAATGTAAAATATTTTTTATCCGAATAAATTACTGAACACTTCTTCAATCTTTCTTACGGGAATAATTTTAATTCCTTTACTTTTATAATCAATACCTTTTTGATTATAGGAAGAAATGATGATTTGTTCAAAGCCTAATTTTTCAGCTTCTGAAACTCTTTGTTCTATGCGGTTCACAGGACGTATTTCGCCCGATAATCCCACTTCTGCTGCTAAGCAAATTTTTGGACTTACCGGAATATCTTCATTCGATGAAAGTACTGCACTAACAACAGCAAGGTCAATAGCAGGGTCGTCAACACGAATACCCCCG
The Bacteroidales bacterium genome window above contains:
- the buk gene encoding butyrate kinase, whose protein sequence is MEHLILVVNPGSTSTKIAVYEGRKQIFLKKIRHLQEILQQFDMIADQFEFRKNTIDDELSKAGINIKNISIVVGRGGLLKPIAGGVYKVNDAMIHDIYHPMGEHESNLGGLIAYELAKEINRKVMAIIVDPTCVDEMEDIARISGMPELPRKSFLHALNQRAVARMYARDIGKKYEEINVIVAHMGGGLSVGAHRKGRIIDVNNGLNGEGPMSPERSGGLPVGQLVELCFSNKFSKAEILRKIKGKGGLTAYLGTSDALEIEKRIEQGDEYAKLIYNAMSYQVAKEIGALSAVLHGEVDGILLTGGIAYGEMVTSFITEMVKHLGPVKVYPGEGEMEALALNGYLVLSGEVEVKEYV